ACTTCGTCCCCCTGCAGTGACAAGAGGGACATCAGGGCATTTCAGGGGGGCAAGGGGAGCCCCTTTGCAGGCAGAACAGTATACCTGACATGCACCCCACAGCCTGTCTCCTACCCTGCCCCATCCCTTCACTGCTCTCCTCTGCATCTGCCCCGGGGctggtgtctcagctccctgctcATTACCTTCACAAGGACGCGCCGGCGGACGACCCTGGTGGAGGGAGCCTCCTCGTCATCCGCCAGCCCCTGGCTCTCCCCGAGCTCCTTGTCCAGCTCGCGGTGGGCATGTTTGAGCAGGAAGCGGACAGAGCCCCTGACGATGTGCATGACGTTCTGGCAGCTGACCAGGaagaaggccagcagcaccagggcgATCAGCAGCTGGGCCAGGAAAGCCCACATCCTGCCTCAGCCCGCGCAGCTGCGCGCGTGCCCCACAGGGCTGAGTCCCCCGCTCAGAGCCCGGCCATGCTATCCAGCTGGGACAGGCAAAGCTCccggggcaggagcagccctgcgggTCTGCAGCCTGCCTGGTGCGGTGCCCTGGCTCTGCGGGAAGATCGCTGTAACCCTAGCTGCCGCAGCTCAGCTGGCTGTGGGCGGCGAGAAGGGAGCGGGCAGGTGGGGCGTCCTTTGCGCTCACAGCTTCTGTCAAAGTCATGGGGCCAGGACTGCGACAGTACCACCCGTCCCCAGCCAGGCGGTAACCAGGACAGCCCTGTCCCCCTGCTCTGTCAGCTCGCCAACAACCTGTcttccaggctgcagcaggagggcagCGCGCAGTCCTCTGTCACGGGACGAATGAAgccccaggcaggagccaggGGTTCGGGGCATTGCTAGAATGGCACGTGACTCGGGAGACGTGCACTACAGAGCTGAGCAACCACCTCTGAGCAAGGCCGTGCTGCTGGGATGGCTGTGCGTGCCCTGGCCAGGGAAAGGTGCTTGCCCTCACCTCGTACCTGCCGGCACCTTGTGGCCATGGCAGGATGCCCAccgcccagcccggcccccAGACCAGCTCTATTTCTGGCTTCAGCAGGCTGTTGGGCCAGCGGCCAGGGCAGATACTCAATAaggaagcaggcagggaggctggcTGGGTTATAAATGGAGAGCGAGAACTCAGCTCAGGTATCAAGCACAGCAGGCTATTCTGGGCTCGGAGGCACCCCCAGGGGCAGGGAGTGTGCCAGGAGGCTTGTGCCTCTGCTTGCACTCAGTTTGCCCAGCTGGGCTTGTAGCAGGCTCAGAAAAGGGCTATCCATAGGGTCTCCACCTCCTGTGGGGCCGGGTCTCCCTGCTTTTACCCTCACCTGCCCAAAGAAGCGGCTGTCTGCCTCCTCCCACCAGCTGCccgtggggtgctggggctgccagTCGCTGTCCTCTGTGGAGCTGACCTGCATCAGCTCCACGGCCGGCACCAGGACCTGCTCTTGCTCCTGGCCCTGTGCCCTGGAGGCCACGGTGTGCGTTGGGAGCAGCCTTCGGGTGACCCCCTCCTGCCAGGAGCCCGCTGTCAGGTCCTGTAGGCAGGAGATAAAGGAGCCTTCTGCATTCCAGTCCCTCAGCCTGGGCACCGgagagggacagggacagggagagagagacagagagagaaaggcagtCAGCTTTGCCATGGAGTGCTGCACCCTAAGCACCAGCCTACCTCCGGCAGGCACGCTGGTGCAGCCTGCACCCCACCAGGTACTGGGCTCCCCAGCTCACGGCACTGCTGGGAGCCCGGCACAAGCAGCACAAAATGCAGATGCACAAAGGGCGCAGACCTCCGCCCTGCcatgctccctccctgcccaccccacagCCTCGCAGCCTGGCTGTGAGGGTCTAAGGCAACGCTGTGGAGCATCACTGGGCTCTGCCAGGGACCTCACGGGACCGATGCCACTGAGGACACTGGAggatgcagcccaggctgaGATGGCTCCAGTAAGCACAACCTACATGCAGGGCCTGCCGTCCCTCCCAGGAGCTCTGCAAGGAGCCCCCCCAGAGCATCTCCAGAGAGGTGCAAGGCACTCGGCCCAAGCCACTGCACCGTCTGCTGGGGATGCCTGGGCTCCACAGCTGGAGACCAGCAGAGAAGCAAGCAAAGCTGGGAGATTATTGCAGctggcccagcacagggcaATAGCTGGCGAAGCAGTTCTGCTCCCCTCCCATGGCCACCTCAGTGCCCCAGGCCACACTACCTGTCTGTGCTCTTCTCCGTGACGTGGCTAATGGTAGGTGATGCTGTGATCCTGGCTTGCACCTTCTGCTGCACTGAAACAAAAGAGACTTCACTCTCTGGGTCCTGCTCCCTAGTCCCGGGCTGGCGATCACCGGCTGACATCTTCCCCTCTGgcctctgcccctcctcctgctctaGAAGGTCAATCAAGCCATTCATGGCATCTGAGTCCACTGTATCATCCTCAACCAGGTCCATAGAGCCCATGTGGTCTGGGCCATGCGTGTCTGCCAGAAGCTGCCCTGGGAACCGGCCTTCGCTTGTGGCATCCGAGTCCTCGGCCTTGCTGCACTCCAGAGAGGAGTCCTCAGCAGTCACCAGCGAGGGGGTGAGCCCCGAGGACCACACCTGTATGTCGGACATCTCCATCAGGGCATCCTGCTCTGTGGCAGCCATGGGGATAGCATCCATGATGGCCACCTCATTCCAGTACTGGTCGGCACGCAGCGGGGATGGCAGCGTGTAATGCAGGGAGGCGGGGGACAGCAGCTCGTCCTGCAGCGAAGCGTAACCTATATGGGCAGACAGAGGCAACATCTCCAGCAGCCGTCTCACGCACGCACGCACAAGCACAGTGGGACGAGAAGGGAAACAGCCTCCAGGAGGGTGCCTGCCCCAAGGACAGCAATGGTCATGCCACTGACCCCAGCAGTCGCGCTGAGCAGGGCTGCactcacagcagctgctgcctttgcacaGTCCCTGCAAGTGCTGCCATGCCTCCCTTTGAGTCCTGGGGCTGGTTCACTCCCTGCAGGGAGGACTGGCCTGGGGTCCACATGATGCCCCATCCACACTGCAGGACACAGTGCCCTCTTTGGTACCCTGCTCTGTCAACCCCCGggtccctgcccacagcccccatCCAGCATCAGCTGGCTGGCCATCAGCCTGGCGTTCAGGTCTGACAGGCACCGACTCCCAAAGTCAAGCCCTCTCCACAGCACAGAGGAACAGGCTGGAAGTAGTACCATGAGCCAGGAAGGATGGCCCTGGTACATGTCACGCAACCCCAGGGCCCTGCGGGGATGCAGCCACGACCCCACAACCCTGTCGGTGTCTCTGGGGCTACAAGCTGTTGTCACATCCTCATTGGGGTCACGTGCACAGCCCAGGCACACTGATACAGACTGCAGCCAAGCCAGGCACTCCCACCCTCGCAGGTGGCTTTGCTCAGCCTTGTTCAGCTCTGAGCCACTAGCCTCTCTTCCATACCCCCAGAGATCAGCAGCGAAGCCTTTGAGAGACGCCTTTGAGAGAacattggacttgatgatcttagaggtctcttccaaccttaatgactctatgaGTGTTtctgctccccaggcagccagggATTGCTAACCACAGCTGAGGCACGGGGAACagctgggacccccagcacaGAAAGGGCACCTCTCCCCTGCGTGGGTGCCTGGTGCGGGGGGCAAGCAGTGCAGGGCCAGCGAGAGAAGGAGCGCAGGTCAGTGCAGGAGGAGAAGGGCTGGGGTGGCCGCCTGCAAGCACAGCAGCCATGAGAGCGGCAGTCCCTGGTGACATGCAGTCGCTGGAGCAGGACGTGGCTCCTGGAGGGCTCAGCTGAGGTGGAGACAGTGGAGACAGGCAGTGGAGGAAGATGAGAGAAGGAGAGGCCAGGATGAGCTCAGAGGAGAGAGGTGACAAGAAGTGACCCACAGGAGTGCCCACACCTGACGGCGCTAGGTGGCATGTTTGAGAGAGCAGAacaaggggagagggagagagggagagagcaaTGAGCCAGTGCTGCACAGGCAGCACCACAATacaaggctgcagcagcacaaagccCTGTCTTTGCCTGGTGCACCGGGTCCCTGACAGCCCACGCTGCAGCTGACCCCGGCTGGGTCCCTGCACCCAGGCATGCTCCGCCTGGGACCCAGCCCTGGTGCACCACCACAGCCGGACAGCCACGTCTCTGTGAGCTCTCTGGCCACGGCTCAGCTCACACAGCCAGGAGCACTTCTCGCTGGCATATCGGGGTAAGGAACACGTGTCTGCCCCACCTGGAGAGCTTCTGAGAAGGCAGTATGGCAGGGCCAAGCTTACCGCAGCATAAGCCCCAGCGAAGAGGCTACATCTGTCAGCAACGCCTTGTGCCCACTGAGCTCCCAGCGGGCCACCGGCGCACCCTAGTCAGACAAGATATCAGCTCCGATCTGTCTGCGTGGACACTGCGCCTGGGGCCCTCCTGCGGTCCCTGCCAGAAGCTGGGACTCACCATTCATCTGGGACGGCGAGAGGGAGTAGTCTCTGTCCATGTAGCGCCAGCTGCCCTTCAGGCTGCGGCTCTGTCGGCCAGAGCCCTCCAGCGTGTTGACAATCTCACTGCGGTCAATGTTCCTCAGCGCTGTGTACAGATTCTCGACTGCAGGGGGAAGGCAGTGTCAGCAAACTGGTCACTGGGGGAACACAGCCAGGCCCCAGACACCCTCCAGGTGGGCAGGTGTACATGAACCAGCCGCTGACCCGCGAGCACACGCGTGCTGCTCTgcgcagccagccctgccacctcCACGCCTGTAACAGGGCACCGCAGGTACTCACTCTTGACGCTCTTGCCCTCGCGGCTGACCCAGAGGTTAAGTAAGGCTAcgctctgctccagcagggagTTGGGGTTCTCCACACGTATCCTGTTGATGTCATCCACCCCAAACTGCAGCTCACGGGCCAGCTCTGGGGGAGACACCACATGTCAGCATCGCACCCTCCGGCGCCCACCACCGGCTCCCGAGCCAAAAAGGCTAGAGATGTTGTGAAGGGCTCGGCTAGAACCAGCACAGTGACCCTCCATCACATACAGCTGAACACAGCAGAacatgcaggagcaggggctgggacagggcagaGGCTGAAGCCCCTCTGCCCAGGCTGGCTGTGACCAGCATAGCAGCATCTCACGCTAAGGAGAAGCGCGGGTACTGCCATTGGGTGTGTGGCTGCAACGACAGCGCGGGGcctccaagagcagcagcaatacGTATGACAGAACAAACCCGTAGCCTGGTACCTGTGCACGCGCGTGTGAATGCATGCACAGCTGCAAGACGGTTCAGCTCAATGCCACGGTATGCCCACAGTttagcagagctgctgggaggcTAGGCCAGCCTGCCAGAGGTGCTAGTGCACACTGCCTGCACGCACACCAACCAGTCCAGCTCCCCGGACAGTGTAAAGCATATTCACTCCACCATGCTGCATGTTTCTAGCCTTCCTAAGTGTCAGCTTTCCAAGGAGCTTTGTGCAGCCTCAGAGCCATCAGGTATGGACTCACCAGCCCAGCTGAGGCCCAGCTGTTCTGCTATGTCGACCATCTTCTGGTCTGTCTTGTCCGTGCTGCTCAGagagcctggaggagaaggggtCACAGCTTCAGCTGCATGGGACCCTGCACCAGtgtggaaaggggaaaggggtgCTGGCTGTGTGGGTCTTGCAGCCCTGTAGGGATGGCACTGCCCCGCAGGCAGGGCCAAGGAAACCCTCAGAGAAAGGGAAGCTGCCATGAACAGTCCCAGCAGGCTGCGTACCGAAACTGGTCTCACTTAGGATGCTGTATCGCTCCCTCAGAGATAACGGCGTCAGTGTCCTCCTCCGCTCCTCGGTGCCGCTTCCCTGTGAGAGTGTGGACAAGCCAAGCAGTCATTGGCTTGAAAagagggcagcagctctgccctggcacCACTGCTTCTCCCGCAGCCCCAGAGTGGCACGGCATGGCCACatggagcagctgaggaagaaaagctgaCAGCGAGGGCTGTCTCTTGCACCAGGGGGAGGGATGGAcccccccatgccccctccCAGAGGTGCCAGAGACCCAGCACTGACCTTGGCGCAGGGTGGTATGCTGATGTTCAGGTGGCAGAGCACATGCTGGAGGTCCTCATATTTCATGGCCTTACGCAGGAAAGACAGGGAGCCGCTGGCTTCCCGGCTGCTGTCCCGAACCTGAGCACCGAGAGCCCGGTTAGGCAGCCTGGCGCAGGGCAGGCGCAGGggccccagctgcagcccagccctgcaccctgccGTTACCTTGATGGGGATGGCGAGGCGATTTTCCCGGAAGGACTGGAAGAGGAAGGTGCGGGGCTGAGTGGCCTTCTTGACAGGCACCAGGTTTCCTGAGAGCTCGACATGCAAAGGCATCCCTTCTACCAcctggcagggaggggaaaacagGCTCAGACACTGCAcagagctgcttctcctgcccCTGGACAGGGCAGGTAACCCCGACTCTTctccccagggccagggccaggtCCCTCCACTGGCATTAGTCTCCCCTCGCTTGGGCAGCCTTTTCCCTGCAGTCCCCCACGCATGCTGCTGGGAACTAACCTCAATGTCCCTGCTACGGGCCACCTCAGTGAAGTTTTCATGCTGCTCCAACGTCTTGTCAACCTTGTCATCAGTCATGCAGTAGCAGCGCAGCCGGCCTTCCCGTGCATCATTCATCTTGGCAAACACCACGAATTTGGCCATGTAGGGCACGGCCGCCAGCTCCTTGTACAGCATTGTGGCAAAGTGCACGGCCTCGGCTGTGCGCGGGCAGTCGGCCAGCCAGAACCTGTGGGAGGGCTGGGTCGGGGCGCTGCTGGGCACGTTTCCCAGGGGCACCCGGAgagctgccccccgccccaacAGCAAACTGCACCACAGAGCGTGCCCCAAGAGCTCTGGGTACAGGAGCAGCCCTATCCATGATGGGGACACACCCAAGCACAAAGAACGGCCTCTTGCCTCTGCACACCCAGTTGTGTTGTTTCCTGACAGGTGCCAAGGCAGCATGGGGGTCTCAAGGCTGGAGGCAACTGCCCCGCACATGGGAATGGGGCAGCACTGCAATAAGCAcgggggcaggaggctgcaCCCCAAGAGGGCCCAAGGAGAAGCAGATGTCCCCAGATGAGCACATGCTCGCCCAGGACTCACCTGGCAGACACATTGGTCGTAAAGTTAGCACACTCATTTTCATAGACCAGCTTCGTAGTGCCTGTTATGTCTTCCCACTGGGCTTGGGCCgtccctcctgcagcagaaagcaaggGTGAGAACACTGCCTTTCCATAAGCCTGGGGTCTGCATCCCCCGGGGATTTGCTCTCTCCACTGCTGTGACCTCTCGTTAGCTCCCAGGAGTTGCATCCCACTGAGGCGGCCCAGCCTGCCCCCACCAGAGACCGTGCTTGCCTGCACAGCAGGGGTTGCCAGCCTCACCGATCACACTGCAGAGCAGGCGCAGGCTGGTGGTGTCACCCTCGCCGCTGTCTCGGGGATTGTCCTTCCAGGATGGTGGCAGTGGGATGCGGAGGCCAATGGGGCGGTGGAACTTCCTCCGGCGTGGCTCCACCGTGACGATGGGGCTGAAGGTTGCCTGGTTCCCCAGCAGCTTAGTCACCAGCTCATCAGGCACGGGCTGCGCCTGCAGGTAGCACAACCATGGGCATCAGGGCTGTTTttcccctgggctggggcacagCCTGGGCCTGCTTCCTacccctgcctgcaggagccCAGCTGGGCCCTGGGCCAGGCTCTCCAGGGCTCACCTGCAGGGCCAGCCTCACTCTCTTGGTGACAGCAGTGTCTGGGAAGGTGGCCTGTACCATGGGCACCAGTGTGCTTTTCAAACACCCTCCCTCGGGGCCGATCATATCGCAGTCCTGGCAAATCCGGGACATGACCACGAAGTAGAGCGGGAAGTCAGTGGTGATGATGCGGCAGACCCTCTTCTtgtccagctcctcctggctctCCATCTCTGCAAGGGCAGCACAGCCATCAAGGCTCGCACACCAAGCCCACAGCTGTCATCCACCGCCCTCCCGAGCTGCACCGGCCATGCCATGCTcagccccatcccaccacccGGGCTGGCCGCAGTCTTGCCTGTGGGGAGCCGCATGGTGCCGAGCCCCCACCTGCCTGGCATGCTCACCCTCATCCATGCCGTTGAGCAGCTGGTCCATGTAGCTCTCCTCATAGCGGTTGCGATGCTCCTTCCAGACAGAGCCATTCTCGCTGCGCAACACCACCAGCTCACGGTCTCCACGCCCATACGAGGCAAAGTGCGGGATCTCCACAATGACGGGGCTGCAGACAGCACAGGAAGGGTGCTTGCAcccacacgctgctgctgggACATGCAGGCAGCAAGGTGGTGCTGGGCAGAGCACCTGCCCGTGCCGTACAGCTGCCGGAGGAGGAAACAGGGCTCTGTGCATGGCAGGACTGTGCTGGTCAGAGCTTTTCCGACCACAGCACAGCCACTGCTCTGTTATGCTGGAATGACCCACTCCAGAAACATGCTGCATTTGGCCGGAGGTGGGATCTCTCCTGCACCAGACCCCCAGAAGCAGAGATGAGCACAGGTCTTGCCCCAGCTGGCAGAGACTCCAGAGGAGCCCAGATCCATCCCCAGTCCTGAGGGATGGCCCCGGTGCGGGAAGCCCCATCTGCTCTGTTCCCAGCTGTGCTCACCTGAGGAACTGGGCACCAGCGGGCCCCAGGGCGATGATCCGGCTGGCCAGACCCTCCTCCTCGGCCAGTGGtgggggtgcaggcagctttTGGGGCTTCACCAGGCGGCAGGTGATGCGGGTCGGTGCAGCGCAGGCACGGGGCGGGATGACCACACGTAGTCCGTGGTGCCGGCTGCCCCGCATGGACCCGCCGCGCGCATCCACCATGAAGCTCACCAGGAACCTGGAGGTGGAGGTATGGGCAGGTGGGCACCCTGCGGCCAGCTCATGCGCAGAGTGTGCACATGCCGCACAGGCTGGGCACTCACCCTGTGTGCACAGGGCTGGCCACTGGGCTGATGTTATCCGAGGTCTCAGTGGCGGGGCTGCTGGGGATCAGGGAGTCCTCGTCGAACTCCTTGGAGGGCTGTGTAAGGCAGGGAAGAGCCCCCATGGGCACAGGGTCCTATTTGGGGGTGCTGTACCTGCCCACTCCTCCACGGTCTCACAGCCGTCCCTGGGCAGTCCCAAACCACCGGGTCCATCCCCACCACCCATGCCACGTTTTGACTGTGTGGTGATGGGGGGTGGGGATCCCCCTGGCAGGGAATGCCTGGGGGGCCGTGGCAGGCTGTGTCTCATGCTCACCTCCTGTGGGGACACCGAGGGTGCATGCAGCAGGCTGACTTGCTCAGCTTCTGTCTCCACAGGCCCTACCTGCTCAGTCTCCTCCGCTCTGGTCACCACAGTCTCAGGTGGGACACAGGGGACCTGCAGGATAGCTGGAGACTCCACCCTGGCAGGAGAGAGCAGTGACAGCCACTGAAGTGGCAGGTCTGGGCCCCTCAGCCCCCGGCCGTTCCCAGGGAGTCCCGGGTCCGCTGGACAAAGACACACTCAGCAGCGAACCCATGTCCTGGTGCAGGAGCAATCCCAGCTAGCTTTGCCTGCTGTGCTAGCCGGTGGGGGCTGAGGGATCCACTCCCTGCCCAGAGCTGTCCCTGCCCCGCTGGCATCCCAGCCTAGCACCAGGCTGGCCCCATGCCCTGtacctgctccctccccaccatCCAGTGCCTCTTACGTTTGCTCCAGTGTCGTCACGATCTCAAACTCCAGCATCTCCCTCTTGCCCTCCTGGTCCCTGGGATCAGGTGTCCTGGACTTTGGTGCCATCAGCTCCTCCTCTGAAACCGAGAGCTGGCTCAGCACGCAGAGAGGCAGAAGGACAAGGGAGCACAGATGTCCAGCCCTTGCCCCCATCCCTCCTCAGGGTTGGAGCCCATCACTGCTCCCACTGCTGGCCACACACACTCGTCCCCTGGTCTCAGCCAGCCACGGGGTGGCTTTGCCCTCTGCCAGATGGGGTCTGCTGGCAGGGGCAAGGCCCGTGCTGTGGGTCAGTGGGACAGGAGCTGTGGTAGCTGACAGGAGCCTCAGCTGCTAGCTGACACCTTTCCCACAGCCCTAAGCACAGAACAGAGCCTGCTGGGGACACCCTGCTGTTGGATGCTGGGGACAGGAGCGtaggcagggctggggatgtgGGAAGGACACCCTAACACTGCCGAGTGCGTCTGTGCACCCCCCTCATAGGCACAAGCCCAGCCAGCGCTGCCGGCTGGCCCAATTAACACCTGCTAAGGAGTTCACCGGGTTTCGGCTCTCTGCAGTGCCCTATGGGAGGGAGTCCAGCACCTCCCAAAGCAGGGCGAGGGCCCCAGTGATGGGGAGGAGACCACAGCAGCACGGAGACCCTTGAGCACTCAGGTTcatccctgccctggccaggaCGAGACGGGGCAGTTGTGGAGGGGCACTGGAGCTGGGCACAGAATCGGGCTCCTCCGCCTACCAGGGACAGAGCCTGGGGCCAACAGGGAGCCAGGGCTCCCCCGCCGCGGGGACACGGCCCCATTCATGCAGTCACACCACAGCAAGCAGCATGGACACAGATGGGCAGGGTGGCAGGGCCTGCGCTGGATAGCACCAGCCCAGCAGCGAGGCTCAGCGGATGGATGTGGCGTGCGGATGGTTAGTGGCCATGGGGTGAGATGGGCCATTGAGCTAGGGCAGGGGGACACATTTCATACCCATTACTGTGACATGAGCGGTGCCTGCAAAGTAAGAAGAGGCAAAGGTGAGGTCTTGGTGGGGGTGAGCAGGAGCAGACCAGCTGCTGCGCGGCTGGGAGCTGGTACCACCCTGCAGAGTAGGGCACGGTGGGAGGCTCTGCACGCCCAAGGGCTCTCTGCACACTGTCCCTGGGGCATGGGACCATGGAGAGGTCCAGGCATATCcctcctgcacagcacagggaaGAACCCGAGTCAGGAGGTGCCACCCCAGGAGTCTGGTGGGctccccttgtcctctccacaaGACCGCTGTGGGGCCACACAACTCCCCCACCCTGGCTGGCAGGAGCACCAGTGCCTGTCCACGGGGCTGCTTCCTGCCACACTGGCCCAGCCGGCAGATCGCTGGGATGGTGCAACCCACTCCGGCCCCTCACCTTCATCCTCTGACACATCCAGAATCTCATCTACAGTCTCCGGGAAGCTCATGCGGTGCTTGTCGCTGACTGACTGCGGGAGCAGAGAGGAGTCAGAGGAGGCCAGCCCTTCACTGTGcagccacctgcagccccctcctcacGCCTGGGCCAGGCACCCGGCTGTCAGCGCTGGCCCTGCCCAGCTGCCCTCAGGGGACCTCTGCCTGGcggctcccagccccagccctcctcctcaGGGCACGGTCCCCGTCGCCAGGGGCTCACCGGGATGTCGGTTTCCTCTGTGACGATCTTGAGCACGTCTGTGACGGAAATATAGCCGAGCCGCTTTGCGATGGCCAGGGGAGTCGTGCCGTTCTGTGCAGGGAGGAAGGACTCggtcagcagcagccacagggacGCCTGGGCAGGCACCTGAGCTTGCCATGGGGTGAGGAGCTGTGGGCAAGTGCTATACTCACTGTGCTGATCTCATTGGGAGAGGCACCGTGCTTCAGCAGCAGTGTCACAACGTCCGTGTGGCCCTGCTGTGCCGCCTGGTGCAGAGGGGTGTagcccagctgcaggggaggaCAGAAGGTGCTGCCATCAGTTCTGGCAGTCTGCTGCCCCAGAAATGTCCCCAGCCTCACACTGTGCTTCGTGCCTGGAGCACGAGGGCGGCTGCCTCTTTACCCAGCATTTGCCCAGGGCTGTAGATAGACTACAGCAGCTTCCAGCCATGGAGACAGGAGGGCTTGGAGCAATGCTGGGGGGAGAAGtggaagcagggagggaggctAAGCCTTCCCCATCAACCTGCATGGTATTGCCCAGGGCAGACAGGTCCTTGGAGCACAGGACAACTCTGTACCTTAGTTTTGGCATTGACATCAGCCTGGTGCTGCAGCAAAAACTTCACCAGCTTGATGTTCCCATAGTGGCTGGCCACGTGCAGCGGGGTATAGCCCATCTGAAAGAAGAGATCAGGTCTCAGCCTGCCCTCGGCGCTTCCTGCCCTTCTGGCTTGGGTATGCTCATCCCATGGGCAAGCCCCCATGGATGAAGGATGGGGCATGTGTGCGGGTGCTGCCTGAGAGCCCAGGACCAGGGCAGAGGGCATGCTGCAGACCACACCACGGTGTTCCCGGGGGTACAGGGGTGAGC
The sequence above is drawn from the Phalacrocorax carbo chromosome 24, bPhaCar2.1, whole genome shotgun sequence genome and encodes:
- the ANK1 gene encoding ankyrin-1 isoform X1, producing MDVSSLFHVAAWADSANGPTVLLRGHAPTTVDPLPSCCKQGSPEGMLEQESAVQADAATSFLRAARSGNLDKALDHLRNGVDINTCNQNGLNALHLASKEGHVKMVVELLHKEIVLETTTKKGNTALHIAALAGQQDVVRELVNYGANVNAQSQKGFTPLYMAAQENHLEVVKFLLENGANQNVATEDGFTPLAVALQQGHENVVAHLINYGTKGKVRLPALHIAARNDDTRTAAVLLQNDPNADVLSKTGFTPLHIAAHYENLSVAQLLLNRGASVNFTPQNGITPLHIASRRGNIIMVRLLLDRGAQIETRTKDELTPLHCAARNGHVRIAEILLDHGAPIQAKTKNGLSPIHMAAQGDHLDCVRLLLQYSAEIDDITLDHLTPLHVAAHCGHHRVAKLLVEKGAKPNSRALNGFTPLHIACKKNHIRVMELLLKTGASIDAVTESGLTPLHVAAFMGHLPIVKTLLQRGASPNVSNVKVETPLHMAARAGHMDVAKYLLQNKAKANAKAKDDQTPLHCAARIGHTGMVQLLLENNANPNLATTAGHTPLHITAREGHVDTALALLEKGASQTCMTKKGFTPLHVAAKYGKVDVAELLLARDAHPNAAGKNGLTPLHVAVHHNNLEIVKLLLPNGSSPHSSAWNGYTPLHIAAKQNQMEVASSLLQYGASANAASAQGVTPLHLASQEGHADMVALLFSKEANGNLGNKSGLTPLHLVAQEGHVPVADVLVKHGVTVDATTRMGYTPLHVASHYGNIKLVKFLLQHQADVNAKTKLGYTPLHQAAQQGHTDVVTLLLKHGASPNEISTNGTTPLAIAKRLGYISVTDVLKIVTEETDIPSVSDKHRMSFPETVDEILDVSEDEGTAHVTVMEEELMAPKSRTPDPRDQEGKREMLEFEIVTTLEQTVESPAILQVPCVPPETVVTRAEETEQVGPVETEAEQVSLLHAPSVSPQEPSKEFDEDSLIPSSPATETSDNISPVASPVHTGFLVSFMVDARGGSMRGSRHHGLRVVIPPRACAAPTRITCRLVKPQKLPAPPPLAEEEGLASRIIALGPAGAQFLSPVIVEIPHFASYGRGDRELVVLRSENGSVWKEHRNRYEESYMDQLLNGMDEEMESQEELDKKRVCRIITTDFPLYFVVMSRICQDCDMIGPEGGCLKSTLVPMVQATFPDTAVTKRVRLALQAQPVPDELVTKLLGNQATFSPIVTVEPRRRKFHRPIGLRIPLPPSWKDNPRDSGEGDTTSLRLLCSVIGGTAQAQWEDITGTTKLVYENECANFTTNVSARFWLADCPRTAEAVHFATMLYKELAAVPYMAKFVVFAKMNDAREGRLRCYCMTDDKVDKTLEQHENFTEVARSRDIEVVEGMPLHVELSGNLVPVKKATQPRTFLFQSFRENRLAIPIKVRDSSREASGSLSFLRKAMKYEDLQHVLCHLNISIPPCAKGSGTEERRRTLTPLSLRERYSILSETSFGSHAAEAVTPSPPGSLSSTDKTDQKMVDIAEQLGLSWAELARELQFGVDDINRIRVENPNSLLEQSVALLNLWVSREGKSVKIENLYTALRNIDRSEIVNTLEGSGRQSRSLKGSWRYMDRDYSLSPSQMNGYASLQDELLSPASLHYTLPSPLRADQYWNEVAIMDAIPMAATEQDALMEMSDIQVWSSGLTPSLVTAEDSSLECSKAEDSDATSEGRFPGQLLADTHGPDHMGSMDLVEDDTVDSDAMNGLIDLLEQEEGQRPEGKMSAGDRQPGTREQDPESEVSFVSVQQKVQARITASPTISHVTEKSTDRLRDWNAEGSFISCLQDLTAGSWQEGVTRRLLPTHTVASRAQGQEQEQVLVPAVELMQVSSTEDSDWQPQHPTGSWWEEADSRFFGQGDEVLHLPGEQVTEEQFTDDQGNIITKKVIRKVVRQLSPGDTDDRQAQEQLILEGSLQDPQDLEAEDAHLMKYSILHRDSLGAKDLTSTPNH